The DNA sequence CCCACACCAGATCGCCGATGCGCTGCATCCCAAACATCGAGTAGAAGACGTAGAAGGGGATGGTCGGCACCCCGTGGTTCGCGTAGCTCGTCGCGGCGGCGATCCAGGAGGCCATCGCGCCGTCTTCCGTGATGCCTTCCTCCAGCATCTGCCCGTCCACGCTCTCCTTGTAGGCCATCAACGACCCGGCATCGACCGGCTGGTACGTCTGCCCGCGCGGCGAGTAGATGCCGATGCGCGGCACGAGCGCGTCCATGCCGAAGGTCCGCGCCTCGTCGGGCACGATGGGCACGATGTACTTACCGATGCCTTTGTCGCGCAGCAGCTTGGAGATGACCTGCACGGCGGCCATCGTGGTGCTGACCGCGCGGCCCTTGCTTCCGGCGGCGAATTCCTCGTAGAACTCGCCCGTCGGCACCGTGGGGTGCGGGTAGTCCACGATCCGCTCGGGCACGAAGCCGCCCAGCGCGGCCCGGCGCTCCAGCGCGTACTTGACCTCGGGCGAGTCGGGACCGGGGTTGTAGAAGTCGAGGTGTTCGACCTGCTCGTCGGTGAGGGGCAGCTCCAGCAGGTCGCGCAGGTTCTTCAGGGCGTCGAACTCCAGCTTCTTGACCTGGTGGGCGACGTTGCGCGCCTGCGCCGTCTCCCCCAGCCCGTAGCCCTTCACCGTGCGCGCGATGATGACGGTCGGGCTGCCCCGGTGCTCGGTCGCCGCCTTGTACGCCGCGTAGATCTTCTTGACATCGTGGCCGCCGCGGTTGAGCAGTTCGAGGTCGGCGTCGGTCCACCCCTCGATGAGAGATTGGAGTTCGGGCGTGTTGAAGAACTTCTCGCGCAGCTCCCTGCCCCCGAAGGCCGCGTACCGCTGCGACTCGCCGTCCACCAGCTCCTCGAACCGCTTGACGATGGCGCCGTTGTAATCCTTGGCGAGCAGCTCGTCCCACTTCGAGTCCCAGACGACCTTGATGACGTTCCAGCCCGCCCCCCGGAAGAGCGCTTCGAACTCCTGAATGACCTTGGAGTTGGCGCGCACCGGCCCGTCGAGGCGCTGGAGGTTGGCGTTGAGCACGAAAACGATGTTGTCGAGGTTCTCGTAGGCGGCAAATCGGAGAGCGCCGGTGCTCTGGGGCTCGTCCATCTCGCCGTCGCCCAGGAAGGCCCAGACCTTCGCGTCGCCCTTCTCGCGCAGGCCCCGGTTTTCGAGGTACTTGATGAAGCGGGCCTGGTAGATCGCCTGGATGGGCCCGAGCCCCATGCTGACGGTCGGGAACTCCCAGTAGTCGGGCATCAGCCAGGGGTGGGGGTAGCTGCTGAGGCCGGTGCCATCCGGGCTGAGTTCGCGGCGGAAGTTGTTCAGCCGCGCCTCGCTGAAGCGGCCCTCCAGGTAGGAGCGGGCATAGATGCCGGGGCTCGCGTGCCCCTGGAAGAAGATCAGGTCGCGGCTGACGCCCGCCCCGTGTCCGCGGAAGAAGTGGTTGAAGCCGACTTCCAACAGTTCGGCGCTGCTCGCGTAGGTGGCGAGGTGTCCGCCGATGCCGTCCGACTTCTTGTTCGCCTTGACGACCATCGCCACGGCGTTCCAGCGGATGATGTTGCGGATGCGCCGTTCGAGTTCCAGGTCGCCGGGGTACTCGGGCTGTTGATCGGCGTCGATGGTGTTGATGTACGGCGTGTTCTGCTTGAACTGGATGGGCGCCCCGTGGAAGTAGGCGTAGTGGTCGAGGTCCTCCAGAAGCTGCGCCGCCCGGTCGTCGCCCGCGTGGGCAAAGACGTACGCGAGCGAGTCGAGCCACTCCTGCGTCTCCACGGTGTTGAGCTGGTCGCGTTCCTGCGGCGACAGGCCTGCGCGCGGCGGCAATTTTGTCATGCGGGTAGTCTATGCTCCCGGATTCACCCCTTCCAACAAGGCAAAACCCAATCATTCACCACTCCGGTTGGTGGGTTGGATCACCTGGGGTAGGCTGGTGCGGGAAGAAGCCCTCGCCACTCAACCACCCGCCCCCAAAGGTCACCCCGCATGGAACTCCGCCACCTCCGCCACTTCGTTGCCCTCGCCGAGGAGGAACACTTCGGGCGGGCCGCCGAGCGCGTCTTCGTGGTGCAACAGGCGCTGTCGAACTCGATCCGCAACCTGGAGGACGAGGTGGGCGTGCCGCTCGTGCTGCGGACGACGCGGCGGGTGCAGCTCACCCCGGCGGGCCGGGAGTTCCTGATCGGCGCGCGGGAGACGCTGGCGCAGGCGGCGCAGACGGTCGAGCGGGCGCGGCGGGCGGCGCGGGGCGAGGTGGGGCACCTGACGGTCGGCTTCGTGAGCGGGCTGGCCTTCGGCGGCCTGCCAGAGATCGTGCGTTCCTTCCGCGAAGCTTTCCCGAACGTCAGCGTGGAGCTGCGCGAGCTGACCGCCCAGGAGCAGGAGGCGGCGTTGCGCGGCGGCCAGATCGAACTCGGCCTGATGCTGCTGCCCGTGCGCGACCCGGGGCTCGACTCGCGTCCCCTCTGGCGTCAGCCCCTCGTCGCCGCGCTGCCCTCCGGACATCCCCTGGCCCGCAAGCGCCGCCTGAAGATCGGGGACCTCGCGGGGGAGCGTTTCGTCTTCTTCCCCCGCCACCTGCGCGCCACCTACTTCGATCAGGTCATGCGCTGGTGTGCCTCCTCCGGCTTCACGCCCAACGTGGTGCAGGAGGCCATCGAGATTCCCACCCTGCTTTCCCTCGTGGCGGCGGGCATCGGCGTCTTCCTGCCCATCGAGTTCTTCAGCCGCCTCGCCCTGCCCGGCGTGGTCTACCGACCGCTGGAGGACGCCCCGGTGGTGGAGATCGTCGCGGTGTGGAGAAGGGAGGCAGGAAGGGACCCGACGCTGCGGGCCTTCCTGACGGTGGCGCGGGAGGCGCTGGAGAAGGGAGAGGGAGCATAGTCCTTCCGGCCTATAGGCGGCGGGGCCCAGGCTCCTTACCCTGCGGCCTATGCGGCGTGTCCTCGTCGTCGGCTGCCCCGGTGCGGGCAAAAGCACCTTCGCCCGGGGGCTGGCCGTGCGGACGGGCCTCCCCCTCACACATCTGGATGAGCTGTACTGGCACCCGGGCTGGAGGCGAGTGGAGCCGTCCCTGTGGCACAGGCGGCTGCAAAAGGCTCTCGGCGAAGAGGCTTGGATTCTCGACGGCAACTTTTCGACCACCCTGCTGGAGCGGGCGTACCGGGCGGACACGGTGTTCTTCCTGAGGCCGCCCCGCCGGGTGTGTCTGTGGCGGGCCTTCTGGCGAGAGGCGCTGGGAAGGCACCTCCACGGCGACCACCCCGCGAAGTGGCCCTCCCGTGCCCTCCTGCTGGACATCTGGCAGTTTCAACCCCAGGCCGACTGGCAGCTCGCGCAACTGCGGACGGTGCCGGGACTGAGGGTGAAGGTGCTGCACAGCGACGCCGATATGGCGGTGGCTGGGCTGATCTCCGTCACCCCGCTCCTCCTTCACCCAGCCGCAACACCTCCTCCCCACCCTTCCCCCTGACTACGTTTTCAGCGTAAAATAAAAGGATGCTACGGGTAAAGTCCGACTTTACGCCCTCCGGAGACCAGCCGACCGCCATTCGCAGTCTGGTGGACGGCCTGGAGTCGGGCCTGCGCTTCCAGACGCTGCTCGGCGCGACGGGCACGGGCAAGACCTACTCGATGGCGAAGGTCATCGAGGAGACGGGCCGCCCCGCGCTGATCATGGCCCCCAACAAGATTTTGACCGCCCAGCTCGCCGCCGAGTTCCGCGAGTTCTTCCCCGACGCGGCGGTCGAGTTCTTCATCTCCTACTACGACTACTACCAGCCGGAAGCCTACGTCCCCGGCAAGGACCTCTTCATCGAAAAGGACGCCTCCATCAACCAGGAGATCGAGCGGCTGCGGCACTCCACCACCCGCAGCCTCCTCACCCGCCGGGACACCATCGTGGTCGCGTCGGTGTCGTGCATCTACGGCCTGGGGGACCCCGCCGAGTACCGGGCGCTGAATCTGATCCTGAAAGTGGGCGAGAAGGTGAGCCGCGACGAGATTCTGGGCCGCCTTGTGACTATGCAGTACGAGCGCAACGACCTCGAGATGGCGCCGGGCCGCTTCCGCGCCAAGGGCGACACGGTGGAGGTCTGGCCGAGCTACGACGAACAGCCGCTGAGGGTCGAACTGTGGGGCGACGACGTGGACCGCATTCAGGTCGTGCATCCGGTGACGGGCGACAAGCTGGCTGACCTCGACGCCACCATCGTCTATCCGGCCAAGCACTACGTCTCCAGCGCGGGGAACATCGAGCGGGCCATCGTGACGATCCAGCAGGAGCTGGACGAGCGGCTCGAATATTTCAAGAGTGTCGGCAAGCTGCTCGAAGCCCAGCGGATCAAGGAGCGGACCCTCTACGACCTGGAGATGCTCAAGGTGCTGGGCTACTGCTCGGGCATCGAGAACTACTCGCGGCACATCGACGGACGCACTCCCGGGGCCACGCCGTACACCATGCTCGACTACTTCCCGGACGACTTCGTGACCTTCATCGACGAGTCGCACGTGACGGTGCCACAGATCGGCGGGATGGCGAACGGCGACCGGGCCCGCAAGCAGACGCTGGTGGACTACGGCTTCCGCCTGCCCAGCGCGATGGACAACCGCCCGCTGAACTTCCAGGAGTTCCTGGAGAAGACCGGGCAGACCGTCTTCGTCTCCGCCACCCCCGGCCCCTTCGAGCGCGAGGTGAGCGACGGCGTGGCCGACCAGATCATCCGCCCGACCGGGCTGGTGGACCCACCCGTCACCGTCAGCCCGATCAAGGGCCAGATCGAGGACCTGCTGGGCCGGGTGCGCGCGCGGGCGGCGAAGGGGGAGCGCACCCTCGTCACGACCCTGACGAAGCGGATGGCGGAGGACCTGACCGAATACATGCTCGAAAAGGGAGTCCGGACCCGCTACATGCACTCGGACATCGACTCGGTGGAGCGGCAGGTCATCATCCGCGACCTGCGGCTGGGGCACTACGACGTGCTGGTGGGCATCAACCTGCTGCGCGAGGGGCTGGACCTGCCGGA is a window from the Deinococcus aestuarii genome containing:
- the aceE gene encoding pyruvate dehydrogenase (acetyl-transferring), homodimeric type — protein: MTKLPPRAGLSPQERDQLNTVETQEWLDSLAYVFAHAGDDRAAQLLEDLDHYAYFHGAPIQFKQNTPYINTIDADQQPEYPGDLELERRIRNIIRWNAVAMVVKANKKSDGIGGHLATYASSAELLEVGFNHFFRGHGAGVSRDLIFFQGHASPGIYARSYLEGRFSEARLNNFRRELSPDGTGLSSYPHPWLMPDYWEFPTVSMGLGPIQAIYQARFIKYLENRGLREKGDAKVWAFLGDGEMDEPQSTGALRFAAYENLDNIVFVLNANLQRLDGPVRANSKVIQEFEALFRGAGWNVIKVVWDSKWDELLAKDYNGAIVKRFEELVDGESQRYAAFGGRELREKFFNTPELQSLIEGWTDADLELLNRGGHDVKKIYAAYKAATEHRGSPTVIIARTVKGYGLGETAQARNVAHQVKKLEFDALKNLRDLLELPLTDEQVEHLDFYNPGPDSPEVKYALERRAALGGFVPERIVDYPHPTVPTGEFYEEFAAGSKGRAVSTTMAAVQVISKLLRDKGIGKYIVPIVPDEARTFGMDALVPRIGIYSPRGQTYQPVDAGSLMAYKESVDGQMLEEGITEDGAMASWIAAATSYANHGVPTIPFYVFYSMFGMQRIGDLVWAAADQRARGFLFGATAGRTTLAGEGLQHQDGNSLLQAYVVPTLKVYDPAFAYELAVIVERGIQRMYVDGIDEFYYVTIDNENEVQPAMPEDGRSHEEIRDGIVRGMYRFQASANKKAKLKAQILASGPAMGAALEAVQKLEAYGVAADVWSVTSYKELHQEALAVQRHNMLHPTEKPQVSYVASQLSKENAPGVLISVSDYVKLGADGLNGHLDRKLWTLGTDGFGRSEAREELRDFFEVDANHIVLATLYALQRDGQVKGDVVQKAITELGIDPERMNPAVR
- a CDS encoding LysR family transcriptional regulator — translated: MELRHLRHFVALAEEEHFGRAAERVFVVQQALSNSIRNLEDEVGVPLVLRTTRRVQLTPAGREFLIGARETLAQAAQTVERARRAARGEVGHLTVGFVSGLAFGGLPEIVRSFREAFPNVSVELRELTAQEQEAALRGGQIELGLMLLPVRDPGLDSRPLWRQPLVAALPSGHPLARKRRLKIGDLAGERFVFFPRHLRATYFDQVMRWCASSGFTPNVVQEAIEIPTLLSLVAAGIGVFLPIEFFSRLALPGVVYRPLEDAPVVEIVAVWRREAGRDPTLRAFLTVAREALEKGEGA
- a CDS encoding DNA topology modulation protein FlaR, with the protein product MRRVLVVGCPGAGKSTFARGLAVRTGLPLTHLDELYWHPGWRRVEPSLWHRRLQKALGEEAWILDGNFSTTLLERAYRADTVFFLRPPRRVCLWRAFWREALGRHLHGDHPAKWPSRALLLDIWQFQPQADWQLAQLRTVPGLRVKVLHSDADMAVAGLISVTPLLLHPAATPPPHPSP
- the uvrB gene encoding excinuclease ABC subunit UvrB gives rise to the protein MLRVKSDFTPSGDQPTAIRSLVDGLESGLRFQTLLGATGTGKTYSMAKVIEETGRPALIMAPNKILTAQLAAEFREFFPDAAVEFFISYYDYYQPEAYVPGKDLFIEKDASINQEIERLRHSTTRSLLTRRDTIVVASVSCIYGLGDPAEYRALNLILKVGEKVSRDEILGRLVTMQYERNDLEMAPGRFRAKGDTVEVWPSYDEQPLRVELWGDDVDRIQVVHPVTGDKLADLDATIVYPAKHYVSSAGNIERAIVTIQQELDERLEYFKSVGKLLEAQRIKERTLYDLEMLKVLGYCSGIENYSRHIDGRTPGATPYTMLDYFPDDFVTFIDESHVTVPQIGGMANGDRARKQTLVDYGFRLPSAMDNRPLNFQEFLEKTGQTVFVSATPGPFEREVSDGVADQIIRPTGLVDPPVTVSPIKGQIEDLLGRVRARAAKGERTLVTTLTKRMAEDLTEYMLEKGVRTRYMHSDIDSVERQVIIRDLRLGHYDVLVGINLLREGLDLPEVSLVAILDADKPGFLRSERALIQTIGRAARNLNGEVVLYADEMTPAMRSAMDETARRREKQIAYNEAHGITPTTVVKGVRNVIRGEETPDEISSESVGDDRDALTAQLTELELDMWQASEDLDFERAASLRDQIRAIEARLQGKEFKQATVPGQKVRRKGRR